In Glycine max cultivar Williams 82 chromosome 10, Glycine_max_v4.0, whole genome shotgun sequence, the DNA window ataattatcttttttgtgtcattatgatattattatggagtatttactaaatttattgatgattaattttggttgaaaaatctgattaatcatttttagttagatttttttcttaattattttttttcatcacaaAATTCGAACTCGAGACCTTATTTAAGGAAGCCGATGTTCGTACCACTTGAACTAACATTTCGATGATAATTACGTTTAAATTCTTATAAATCATGATTTCTCATTGATTAACATTGAAAAGTTTTTTAGATTGACaacacataaaaattaaactaaaaaaaataacagcatACGTCAGACATGtagaaaatagtaataatattaagaagattcctGTGACAGTTACATGTTGAGGGAGTGGTAGAAGAGTCATTGTGGCAGTTCCTATCTATTCCACTTCATTGAAAGCTAGTCCCACTTGAGCTTTCTTTCCACAAATCTCTCTTTGCATATCTTCAATGAAAACCTGAGTGTCACCAACTCCATCTTTCAGTTTCATCTTTCACACAAACACACTTAAAAATCCACTTCTTCTTCTAGTGCTTCTAATCCAAACCACCACCataaacaaattcatattgaAACTGTGTactgtttgtttgttttcttgtttgtttgttacTCTACCAATCTTTAGAAGAATTCAGCCTTTGAATTTTGGTGTCCTTTTTTATCAATCAAGGCCAAACTCAAAATCCCAACTTTTGTAAATCAAGGTACACATAGTCTTTGAATTTGTTCTGAATTCCCACATTTGTGTTTGTTTCCAAGATGCATTTTTTGTCCTTTTGTTATTCTGATTTGGATTCTTCATAGCTTCTTTTGTTGGATTGcgtggattttaaaaaaaaaatcaagtttgtAGAGGGTGTTGCAGGGGATGAAGATCCAATGTCATTCTTTTGTTATTCAGATCAGTCTTGATCTTTTGCATCTGTCCTTAATAGTACTTTCATTTCGGAGAATGGCTTCCTTATGAAGAAATATCAAAATTACAGCATAGGCATGATCtggatttttttagtaaaatctgATTCGAGTGTGTGAGCTTTTATTGGATTGCATTGCCATATGCATAATATATATTCTCAAGAGTACAAGTTACTTTGCTGCAAAACTACATTGAGTTAATTGAGTATGTCACATAAAAGAGGATAAGAGATTTGACAATTCTTCATTGATTTCATCATTCGCTATCCAATGGCGTATGCATTTTCTGCCCAATGATTCGCATCATGCAATTTAATGGTGTCAAGAGTCTGATCtgagataaaaaagaattaaaccaTACATGTTTCAGGAAAACTGTAGTTAGACTTGGGCTAGGAGCCTTTTATATTGTGTTGGATTTTCTATTCATGTTTGTTGTCTTTAGTTACTTGATTCAGAAACCTTGTAGAACTAATCATCTCTAAActcaactttattttttgtgaCTATTTATAGCATAATGGAATCTGAAAATGGAGTCGCTATGGAGGACGAGAAACACGTCATTGGGGAAACAaccaaggagaatataaacaaagaaGCTGAAAACAGTTGTAATTCTGAAATTCAGACCAAGAATGAGGTATCTGAAGCTGTTGTAAAAGTTGAAGGTCCCAAATCTGCAGCAAGTAAAATCTCAAAACTTGCCAAGGTACCTTATATGATGTATCAGAATTGTGTCTTCAATTAAACTATTAATAATCATTTACATATAGAATACACATTACATGATCTTCCACCCTAACTAATTCATATAAATGTGGTTAGGAACATGGTGGCAAAGGTGGTGTTGCTTCAAAGAACAACAAATCTGCCACCAAAGACAAACCCAATTTGAAGTCTACAACTTCATCTCAGACACACAGGCCAAACCTTTCCAAGAGCCTTTCTTTGCCAGCCAAATCAGCTGGAGGAGATGGCATGAAGAAAAGCACTAATGGAACTCTCGCGAAGCCAGAAACTAAGCATGCTAATGGGGCTAAAGCTGAGGCTTCCATTCGCCGTTTAAGCAGGCTGACGAACTCTGAAGTTAACTCAAAAGAGGCAAAAACAAACACTGGAAATTCTAACCAGAGGACTTCTTTGGCATCCATGATTAGCCTTAAAACCTCTGAGGTACAGAGACTATTTTTTCCCCTCAGTTCCTCTTTTTTTGTGTAGCTTGATAGCTTCTCTTCATTGATCTCCTTGTTCATAACTTCTATCCTGTCTACCAGTCTGGAATATCTACTCCAGTGAATGCGGTTACCAAGAGCCTTACATCTGAGGAATCATTGTAAGTCCTAACCTCCCAAGATTTACTAAATGCTTCTTTATGTTATGCCTAAGTTATGGTGTTCTCTAAGAATATATTTCAGTCTATGGGGTACTCAAATTGTAATGAAAACTATATATACAATTACGAAATTGCTCTATTATCCGTATCCTTTTGCTGAATGGATTACCACCATGTGGTCTTTTTACTTTATTGCAGACCTGTTGATCAGATTTCAATTCCAGCAAAAACTGAAAAACCAAATAAAGAGGAAGATGATGCTCATTCTACAACTTCGTATGATTTATACACTATTACTCCCAGATCATTTATGTTGTCCTTGCTTGTCTGTCAATCTCACTAGGATTTGAATATGTTGCAAAATGAAAATGccatccttcttttttctttagcaAAAATGTTCATGAAATGTTGTTTATGTGTTATCAGAAGTCATACTCCTCGTAGGAGGAGCAGTGGTTCTGGATTTTCCTTCAGATTGGAAGAACGAGCAGAAAAGAGGAAGGAGGTAGTTGTTGAAACCTTGCAGCCTATTGATTTTAGTATTGGATGTGCCAGATATTAATcctattttctccttttccctCAGTTCTTCTCAAAGTTAGAAGAGAAAATTCAGGAAAAGGAGGCAGAGAAAACTAACCAGCAAGAGAAATCAAAGGtatcaaaaccaacaaaacaacaaaatgaaTTCAATAGGTTCTGTTCCATGTGGTTTGAGTTCTCATTGCCAGCTTAtcaccttattttttttctctttttttcttcggATTTTCTGGCAGGAAAACCAGGAGGCTGAGATCAAGCAATTGAGGAAGACCATGACTTTCAAAGCCACTCCAATGCCAAGTTTCTACAAGGAACCTCCTCCAAAAGTTGAATTGAAGAAGGTAACTTATCCATCACATGCTCACACAGCTGTTAATgccttctaaaatttatttctttcaacTTCTTATGGCAACAGAATTGCTCATTCCTTGTTATGGAAGTGTTTCTTAGCTAGAGAATCTACTCATTCTTCTTCGGTATATTTTTCATGGGACATGCCCTCTTCATTTTCACTCTTCTAATGTATTTTATCTACCATTAGATACCAATAACGCGCCCAAAATCTCCAAAGCTTGGAAGGCACAAAGGATCTGCTGTGAACAAATCAGCAGACAAATCTTGTTCTAGTCCACATGGAAAGCAGCAACAGAATGATCCAACCAAGGCAAAGGCAAAGGGTAGTAATAAAGAAGTGATTTCAAAGAAACCAATCAGAAAAATTCAAGCCAAGGTGCAGTCTCAGGAAAGTGCAATCAGAAAAACTGAAAAGGATTCTGTGAAGCCCACTAAAGTCAACCAAGATGCAAAAGCAGGCAcaggaaacaatgaagaatgCCATGATCCATCAGTTAACAATTCTGAATACCAAAATGACATGGAGCTAGAATCCAAAAATGAACTTGATCAGAATGTTGCACTGGTCTTGAACTCATCCCCACCTGAGATTGTATCATATGAGGTTGCTGTTGGAGTGTAGATTCATATATAGCCGGAgagtatttatataaaaacataGGACTCCATGTTACCAGTTATTTCATTATTGTTGTGAATATAGAGGTTGCttcattttcattataaatCTTGTATTGCATTTAAAGATAGGTTGCTTGTTGTTATATTGAATTGTTGCTGTTTGTAACGAATATTTTGTTAATTCATCATTTACCAAACAGTTCATGTGTTTGCCCTCtgatcaaataaacattagacTACAAGACA includes these proteins:
- the LOC100798810 gene encoding protein WVD2-like 4; the protein is MESENGVAMEDEKHVIGETTKENINKEAENSCNSEIQTKNEVSEAVVKVEGPKSAASKISKLAKEHGGKGGVASKNNKSATKDKPNLKSTTSSQTHRPNLSKSLSLPAKSAGGDGMKKSTNGTLAKPETKHANGAKAEASIRRLSRLTNSEVNSKEAKTNTGNSNQRTSLASMISLKTSESGISTPVNAVTKSLTSEESLPVDQISIPAKTEKPNKEEDDAHSTTSSHTPRRRSSGSGFSFRLEERAEKRKEFFSKLEEKIQEKEAEKTNQQEKSKENQEAEIKQLRKTMTFKATPMPSFYKEPPPKVELKKIPITRPKSPKLGRHKGSAVNKSADKSCSSPHGKQQQNDPTKAKAKGSNKEVISKKPIRKIQAKVQSQESAIRKTEKDSVKPTKVNQDAKAGTGNNEECHDPSVNNSEYQNDMELESKNELDQNVALVLNSSPPEIVSYEVAVGV